Proteins encoded within one genomic window of Pedobacter africanus:
- a CDS encoding 2-oxoglutarate dehydrogenase E1 component encodes MDNLSYLNGANAEYIESLYQSYRQDPNSVEFGWQKFFEGFDFGRDSSGTSVSAEAPEHFLKEINVLNMINGYRQRGHLFTHTNPVRERRQHLPTLDLENFGLAQADLDTVFNASIELGIGAAKLSDIIAFLKQTYCRSIGVEYKYLRTPEVLSWLEQKMEGVRNTASFSIEEKKRILKKLNEAVSFENFLGTKFLGQKRFSLEGAEALIPALDSVIEKGAELGIEEFVIGMAHRGRLNVLANIMQKAYKDIFAEFEGKSYSADSPFGGDVKYHLGYSTDVTTNDGKSVHLSLCPNPSHLETVDGVVEGMTRSKIDFKYGGDNARIAPILIHGDASVAGQGIVYEVIQMAGLDGYKTGGTIHLIINNQIGFTTNFKDARTSTYCTDIAKVTLSPVFHVNGDDVEALVYAINLAMEYRQKYRNDVFIDILCYRRFGHNESDEPKFTQPLLYKAIEKHANSRDIYIDQLVKEGSIEASAAKEMEKEFRGLLQERLNEAKAITSTYQDVKFGGAWSDMRIATPKDFESSPVTAVKESTLLEIAKRISTLPENKKFFKKIEKLFEERSKMANTTHVFDWAMGEQLAYGTLLAEGKRVRLSGQDVERGTFSHRHAVITLEDSEEEYIPLAHISDQQAPFDIYNSHLSEYGVLGFEYGYAMANPNALTIWEAQFGDFFNGAQIVVDQYIASAETKWQRENGLVMLLPHGYEGQGPEHSSARIERFMELCADYNMQVTNCTTPANFFHALRRQFKRDFRKPLVVFSPKSLLRHPLCVSPLADFTEGKFQEVINDPNVKAADVTRVLFCSGKIYYELLEKQQKDKIKDVAIVRVEQLYPTPVAQMEAVYKKYKNANESVWVQEEPENMGAWPYLLRKLRKTIFSNIELISRKESSSTATGYAKQHADQQAYILAKAFEMPVTEVEKKIAKKSVSKVFNVD; translated from the coding sequence CGCCGAATACATAGAGTCCTTATACCAATCCTACAGGCAAGATCCGAATTCAGTAGAATTTGGCTGGCAGAAATTTTTTGAAGGCTTTGACTTTGGCAGAGATTCTTCAGGAACTTCTGTAAGTGCTGAAGCCCCTGAACACTTTTTGAAAGAAATTAATGTGTTAAACATGATCAATGGCTATCGCCAGAGAGGTCATTTGTTTACCCACACCAATCCTGTAAGGGAACGGCGCCAGCATTTACCTACGCTGGATCTGGAAAATTTTGGCTTAGCACAAGCTGATCTGGATACTGTTTTCAACGCAAGCATTGAACTCGGTATCGGAGCCGCAAAATTAAGTGATATCATTGCTTTTTTAAAGCAAACTTATTGTCGTTCAATAGGTGTTGAATATAAATACCTGCGCACCCCGGAAGTGCTTTCCTGGTTGGAGCAAAAAATGGAAGGTGTTCGTAACACGGCAAGTTTCTCTATTGAAGAAAAGAAAAGGATCCTTAAAAAATTAAATGAAGCCGTTAGCTTCGAGAACTTTTTAGGAACCAAGTTTCTTGGACAGAAAAGGTTCTCGCTGGAAGGTGCAGAAGCGCTGATTCCGGCACTTGACTCAGTAATTGAAAAAGGGGCAGAACTGGGAATCGAGGAATTTGTGATTGGCATGGCCCACAGGGGACGCCTGAACGTGCTGGCCAATATTATGCAAAAAGCGTATAAAGATATTTTTGCAGAGTTTGAAGGTAAAAGCTATAGTGCAGATTCTCCGTTTGGTGGTGATGTTAAATACCACCTGGGCTACTCTACGGATGTAACCACAAATGATGGCAAAAGTGTACACCTGAGTTTATGCCCTAATCCATCCCACCTGGAAACGGTTGATGGCGTGGTTGAGGGAATGACGAGGTCTAAAATAGATTTTAAATATGGTGGCGACAACGCCCGTATTGCTCCGATACTGATCCATGGAGATGCTTCCGTTGCCGGGCAGGGAATTGTTTACGAAGTGATTCAGATGGCCGGACTGGACGGTTACAAAACCGGTGGTACCATTCACCTGATCATCAACAACCAGATTGGTTTTACGACCAATTTTAAGGATGCGCGTACAAGTACGTATTGTACCGATATTGCTAAGGTAACCCTGTCACCGGTATTTCACGTAAACGGTGACGATGTGGAAGCTTTGGTTTATGCCATTAACCTGGCGATGGAATATCGTCAGAAATACAGAAATGATGTGTTCATAGATATTCTATGCTACCGCAGGTTTGGACATAACGAGTCGGATGAGCCGAAATTTACGCAACCACTACTTTATAAGGCCATAGAAAAGCATGCCAACTCGAGAGATATTTATATAGATCAGCTGGTAAAGGAAGGGTCTATAGAAGCGAGTGCCGCAAAAGAAATGGAAAAAGAATTCCGTGGTCTTTTGCAGGAGCGCTTGAATGAAGCAAAAGCAATTACTTCTACTTATCAGGACGTGAAATTTGGTGGTGCATGGTCTGACATGCGTATTGCTACACCTAAGGACTTTGAAAGCTCTCCGGTAACCGCTGTTAAGGAAAGTACATTGCTGGAGATTGCAAAGCGGATCAGTACTTTACCTGAGAATAAGAAATTCTTCAAGAAAATTGAAAAACTTTTCGAGGAACGCAGTAAAATGGCCAATACCACGCATGTATTCGACTGGGCCATGGGCGAGCAACTGGCTTATGGCACTTTGCTGGCTGAAGGTAAAAGGGTAAGGTTAAGCGGACAGGATGTGGAACGGGGTACGTTTTCACACCGCCATGCAGTGATTACGCTGGAAGACTCAGAAGAAGAATACATCCCATTGGCGCATATTTCTGATCAGCAGGCGCCATTTGACATTTACAATTCACACTTGTCTGAGTATGGTGTGCTGGGCTTTGAGTATGGTTATGCCATGGCCAACCCCAATGCTTTAACCATTTGGGAAGCCCAGTTTGGTGACTTCTTTAATGGCGCACAGATTGTAGTAGATCAGTATATTGCAAGCGCTGAAACAAAATGGCAGCGTGAGAATGGTCTGGTAATGTTGTTACCTCATGGTTATGAGGGGCAGGGACCTGAGCATTCCTCAGCAAGGATTGAACGCTTTATGGAATTGTGTGCAGATTATAACATGCAGGTAACCAACTGCACTACACCGGCAAACTTTTTCCATGCTTTGCGCAGGCAATTTAAACGCGATTTTAGGAAACCTCTGGTAGTATTCTCACCTAAAAGCCTGTTGCGCCATCCATTATGTGTTTCGCCACTGGCAGACTTTACTGAAGGTAAATTCCAGGAAGTTATCAATGACCCGAATGTGAAAGCAGCGGATGTAACCCGGGTATTGTTCTGCAGCGGTAAGATTTACTACGAGTTACTGGAAAAACAGCAAAAGGATAAAATTAAAGATGTTGCTATCGTGCGTGTAGAGCAGTTGTACCCTACACCTGTTGCACAAATGGAAGCGGTTTATAAAAAATATAAAAACGCTAATGAGTCGGTATGGGTACAGGAAGAACCAGAGAATATGGGCGCATGGCCATATTTGCTGCGCAAATTGAGAAAGACTATTTTTAGCAATATTGAATTGATTTCCAGAAAGGAGAGCAGCAGTACTGCCACGGGATATGCTAAGCAACATGCAGATCAGCAGGCTTATATCCTGGCAAAGGCTTTTGAGATGCCGGTTACTGAAGTAGAGAAGAAGATCGCTAAAAAATCAGTAAGTAAAGTATTTAATGTAGATTAG
- the odhB gene encoding 2-oxoglutarate dehydrogenase complex dihydrolipoyllysine-residue succinyltransferase, with the protein MSIEIKVPPVGESITEVVLSRWVKNDGDAVEMDEVIAELESDKATFELTAEQAGTLRTVASEGDTLAIGAVVCKIEDGGAAPAKPKEEAAPAAEKPVADKAAAPVAEKSGESYATGTPSPSAGKILAEKGVDPAAVKGTGVDGRITKEDALNAQKAAQPVAKAEAPKAAAAAPVAGSRNERREKMSPLRKTVAKRLVSVKNETAMLTTFNEVNMKPIMDLRGKYKDQFKEKYGVGLGFMSFFTKAVCEALKDFPAVNARIEGEELVYNEFADISIAVSAPKGLVVPIIRNAESMSLAQIEKTVIELATKARDSKLTIEEMTGGTFTITNGGVFGSMMSTPIINAPQSAILGMHNIIERPVAEKGEVVIRPMMYVALSYDHRIIDGRESVGFLVRVKQLLEDPARLLLGI; encoded by the coding sequence ATGAGTATAGAAATAAAAGTTCCGCCGGTTGGCGAGTCGATAACAGAAGTTGTTTTATCCCGTTGGGTGAAAAATGATGGTGATGCAGTTGAAATGGATGAAGTGATTGCTGAGTTGGAGTCTGATAAAGCAACTTTCGAATTAACTGCAGAACAAGCCGGAACTTTAAGAACGGTAGCTAGCGAAGGGGATACCCTTGCCATAGGTGCTGTAGTTTGTAAAATTGAAGATGGGGGTGCTGCACCTGCAAAACCTAAAGAAGAAGCTGCCCCTGCTGCCGAAAAGCCTGTTGCCGATAAAGCTGCTGCACCGGTTGCTGAGAAATCTGGTGAAAGCTATGCTACAGGTACGCCATCGCCTTCTGCAGGTAAAATACTGGCAGAAAAAGGGGTTGATCCTGCTGCTGTTAAAGGAACAGGGGTAGATGGAAGGATCACTAAAGAAGATGCCTTGAATGCACAGAAAGCTGCACAGCCTGTTGCGAAAGCTGAGGCACCAAAGGCAGCAGCAGCTGCCCCGGTTGCTGGTTCAAGAAACGAACGTCGTGAAAAGATGTCGCCGCTGCGTAAAACAGTAGCTAAACGTTTAGTGAGCGTAAAAAATGAAACGGCCATGCTGACTACCTTTAACGAGGTGAACATGAAGCCAATTATGGACCTGCGTGGAAAATATAAAGATCAGTTTAAAGAAAAATACGGTGTTGGCCTTGGGTTCATGAGCTTTTTTACTAAAGCGGTATGCGAAGCATTGAAAGATTTCCCTGCTGTAAACGCACGCATTGAAGGTGAAGAACTGGTATATAATGAGTTTGCGGACATTTCTATTGCGGTTTCTGCACCTAAAGGGCTTGTTGTTCCAATCATCAGGAATGCAGAAAGCATGAGCCTTGCGCAGATTGAAAAAACAGTAATTGAACTCGCTACTAAAGCGCGCGATAGCAAACTGACCATTGAAGAGATGACAGGTGGTACATTTACCATTACCAATGGTGGTGTTTTTGGTTCGATGATGTCGACCCCGATTATCAATGCCCCTCAGTCGGCCATTTTAGGCATGCACAATATTATTGAGCGTCCGGTTGCTGAGAAAGGTGAAGTGGTAATCCGTCCGATGATGTACGTGGCTTTGTCTTACGATCACCGCATCATTGATGGCAGGGAATCTGTAGGCTTCCTGGTTAGGGTTAAGCAATTGCTGGAAGACCCAGCCAGATTACTTTTAGGCATATAA
- a CDS encoding DUF2490 domain-containing protein, with protein sequence MKLFISTLFLACFLTLNAFSQTRQQHSGWLFILNSTKFNDKWGAHLDVQLRSEDNWDGLRNFLFRPGVTYYIDKNSNATLGYLLANTYLSLDGLKDNTLTEHRIWEQYILTHKIKTLNIQHRFRLEQRFMETNQADVFAQRLRYFFRFVLPIGQKQETFTKGPFVALQNELFFNVQNKSKLNNHFFDQNRAYGALGYRFSKSFDLEAGYMNQATKGTTNNTMNNIVQLAVYTRF encoded by the coding sequence ATGAAACTTTTTATCAGTACCCTCTTCCTTGCTTGTTTCCTGACATTGAATGCTTTTTCACAAACCCGCCAACAGCATTCTGGCTGGCTGTTTATCCTGAACAGTACTAAATTTAATGACAAATGGGGGGCACACCTTGATGTTCAACTCCGGTCGGAAGACAACTGGGACGGGCTAAGGAACTTTTTATTCAGACCTGGTGTCACCTATTACATAGATAAAAACAGTAATGCGACGCTGGGGTACTTGCTGGCCAATACTTATTTAAGTTTAGACGGACTTAAGGACAATACCCTAACCGAACACCGCATATGGGAACAGTACATCCTGACCCATAAAATTAAAACCTTAAACATACAGCACAGGTTCCGGTTGGAGCAGCGTTTCATGGAAACCAATCAGGCTGATGTTTTTGCTCAGCGTTTGAGGTATTTCTTCAGATTCGTATTGCCTATTGGTCAGAAACAGGAAACTTTTACAAAAGGCCCCTTTGTTGCCTTGCAGAATGAACTGTTCTTTAATGTTCAAAATAAATCAAAGTTAAACAATCACTTTTTTGACCAGAACAGGGCGTATGGCGCATTGGGTTACCGCTTTTCCAAAAGCTTTGACCTGGAAGCAGGTTACATGAACCAGGCCACAAAAGGAACCACCAATAACACCATGAACAACATAGTGCAGCTGGCCGTTTATACCAGGTTTTAA
- a CDS encoding M1 family metallopeptidase, translated as MKTFLYTAIALLLFITGTASAQLMDGPQQYSRADTLRGKLTPLRSCYDLKYYHLDIKVDINNKSISGSNEFQFTATQNFSQLQFDLFSNLKVEKVVYNNQELKFKREFNAVFVTFPKTISKGAKASFTVYYSGKPVIAKRPPWDGGFIFSKDKSGNPWVSVACQGFGASSWWPNKDHQSDEVDSMLISISVPKGLQEVSNGRLRSIVQQPGNYTQYNWFVANPINNYNVTLYIGRYAHWTAEYKGEKGNLSLDFWSLQEDSTKARPHWDADIKPMLQSFEHWFGPYPFYEDGYKIVQAPHLGMEHQSAIAYGNGFRKGYQGNDLSDSGWGLKFDFITIHESGHEWFGNNITTKDIADMWVHESFTNYSEALFTESRYGKEAATAYVKGIRANVKNDRPIIGHYDVNSEGSGDMYYKGANMLHLIRQLINNDKKFRNILRGLNKTFYHKTVTTKQVEDYITAQSGLKLSKIFDQYLRSKDIPVLEYQISGGLLKYRWLASVKDFDMPVKVSLKPGVFSYIYPSEAWKTTTVDPQITNKSFQADPNFYIGLKPVN; from the coding sequence ATGAAAACCTTCCTGTATACTGCCATTGCCCTTCTGCTTTTCATAACCGGCACAGCTTCAGCACAGCTGATGGACGGACCCCAGCAATACTCACGGGCCGATACATTAAGAGGAAAGTTAACCCCGCTGCGCAGCTGTTATGACCTGAAATACTATCACCTGGATATAAAGGTCGACATCAACAATAAATCCATCAGCGGCAGCAATGAGTTTCAATTTACGGCTACTCAAAACTTCAGTCAATTGCAATTCGACCTCTTTAGCAACCTGAAAGTAGAAAAAGTGGTCTACAACAATCAGGAACTGAAATTCAAAAGAGAGTTTAATGCAGTCTTTGTAACTTTTCCTAAAACCATCAGTAAGGGCGCAAAAGCAAGCTTCACAGTGTATTATTCCGGGAAGCCTGTCATTGCAAAAAGACCGCCATGGGACGGGGGCTTTATTTTCAGCAAAGACAAATCAGGAAACCCATGGGTTTCTGTGGCCTGTCAGGGCTTTGGAGCAAGCTCATGGTGGCCCAACAAAGACCACCAGAGTGATGAGGTAGACAGCATGCTCATCAGCATCAGTGTTCCAAAAGGTTTGCAAGAGGTGTCTAACGGGCGGCTAAGGAGTATTGTTCAGCAGCCCGGCAACTATACACAGTACAACTGGTTTGTAGCCAATCCCATTAACAATTACAATGTAACTTTATATATTGGAAGATATGCACACTGGACAGCAGAATACAAAGGCGAAAAAGGCAACCTATCGCTCGACTTCTGGTCACTGCAGGAAGACAGCACCAAAGCCCGGCCGCATTGGGATGCAGATATAAAACCCATGCTTCAGTCTTTTGAACATTGGTTCGGCCCATATCCGTTCTATGAAGATGGCTATAAAATTGTTCAGGCGCCCCATCTGGGTATGGAGCACCAAAGTGCAATTGCCTATGGCAATGGTTTTAGAAAAGGTTACCAGGGCAACGACCTCTCAGATTCTGGCTGGGGACTGAAATTTGATTTCATTACCATTCACGAAAGCGGTCACGAATGGTTTGGCAACAACATCACCACAAAAGACATTGCCGACATGTGGGTGCATGAAAGTTTCACCAACTATTCTGAAGCGCTGTTTACAGAAAGCAGGTATGGCAAAGAAGCTGCTACAGCCTATGTAAAAGGCATCCGGGCAAATGTCAAAAACGACAGGCCCATCATTGGTCATTACGATGTGAACAGTGAAGGCTCAGGGGATATGTACTACAAAGGCGCCAACATGCTGCACCTGATCCGGCAACTGATTAACAATGACAAGAAGTTCAGGAATATTCTTCGCGGTCTTAACAAAACGTTTTACCACAAAACTGTAACCACAAAACAGGTAGAAGATTATATAACTGCGCAAAGCGGATTGAAACTGAGCAAAATATTCGATCAGTACCTGCGGTCCAAAGACATCCCGGTACTTGAATACCAGATTAGCGGGGGGCTGCTTAAGTACCGTTGGCTGGCCAGTGTAAAAGACTTTGACATGCCAGTCAAAGTTTCATTAAAGCCTGGGGTTTTCAGTTACATTTACCCTTCTGAGGCATGGAAAACAACCACTGTGGATCCACAGATAACCAATAAATCTTTTCAGGCAGACCCTAATTTTTACATCGGCTTAAAGCCTGTAAATTAA
- a CDS encoding CocE/NonD family hydrolase codes for MTSLKFLVVAFFFLFNDLSGYAQQTDSAYVRQHYTKLEQLIPMRDGIRLFTSIYVPKDKTKKYPILLNRTPYTVSPYGKDKYKTSLGNFPAEMREGFIFVYQDVRGKWMSEGDFEDIRPHVARKKSKKDIDESSDTYDTIDWLIKNIGNNNGKVGIYGISYPGFYATTSLPGAHPALKAVSPQAPVTDWYIGDDFHHNGTLFLADAFPFMSTFGAPRPSPITPDKGPKRFKFPTQDLYRFYLEEGSVKNLKEKYFADSIKFWNNLFAHPNLDTFWKARNIEPHLTGIRPAVMIVGGFFDAEDAYGTFATYKSIEKQNPGANNILVAGPWFHGGWVRGNGSSFGDIDFGQPTSSWYQENFELPFFKYHLKNEGNFKPAEANIFITGSNQWKGFNTWPPKETEEKTLYFQPNGGLSFEKVQRTDSWDEYVSDPNAPVPSQDGVMTGRSREYMIDDQRFASRRPDVRVFKTKPLTTDITLTGPVLAKLVVSTTGTDADYVVKLIDVYPEDEANPNPNPKNLVMGGYQMLVRAEIMRGKYRNSFEKPEAMVPGEITKVNYTLPDVAHTFKKGHRIMVQVQNSWFPLADRNPQQFMNIYEAEPGDFQKATHRIFHDVHNSSAITVTVLKP; via the coding sequence ATGACTTCTTTAAAATTTCTGGTTGTTGCATTTTTCTTTCTTTTTAATGACCTTTCGGGCTATGCACAGCAAACAGATTCTGCATATGTAAGGCAGCATTATACCAAGCTGGAGCAGCTGATCCCTATGCGCGATGGTATCAGGCTCTTCACTTCGATTTATGTTCCTAAAGACAAAACAAAAAAATATCCTATTCTGCTCAACCGAACACCTTATACCGTTTCGCCCTACGGCAAAGACAAATACAAAACCAGCCTGGGCAATTTCCCTGCTGAAATGAGGGAAGGCTTTATTTTCGTGTACCAGGACGTAAGGGGAAAATGGATGAGCGAGGGGGACTTTGAAGACATCAGACCGCATGTTGCCCGTAAAAAGAGCAAAAAAGACATTGATGAAAGTTCTGACACCTATGATACCATAGACTGGCTGATCAAAAATATCGGGAACAATAACGGGAAGGTGGGTATCTATGGAATTTCCTATCCTGGGTTTTATGCGACAACATCCCTGCCGGGTGCCCATCCCGCCTTAAAAGCTGTTTCACCGCAAGCCCCGGTTACCGACTGGTACATTGGTGATGATTTTCACCACAACGGCACCCTGTTTCTTGCGGATGCATTTCCTTTTATGAGCACGTTTGGGGCACCAAGACCAAGCCCCATTACACCCGACAAAGGGCCCAAAAGATTTAAATTTCCTACCCAGGATCTATATCGGTTTTATCTCGAAGAGGGTTCTGTTAAAAACCTGAAAGAGAAATATTTTGCAGACAGCATCAAATTCTGGAACAACTTGTTTGCCCACCCTAACCTGGATACTTTCTGGAAAGCAAGAAACATCGAACCGCATTTAACAGGAATAAGGCCCGCAGTAATGATAGTAGGCGGTTTCTTTGATGCCGAAGATGCCTACGGTACTTTTGCAACCTATAAATCTATTGAAAAACAAAACCCCGGAGCCAATAACATCCTGGTTGCAGGCCCCTGGTTTCATGGCGGCTGGGTAAGGGGAAATGGCAGCAGCTTCGGAGACATTGACTTCGGGCAACCGACCAGCAGCTGGTATCAGGAAAATTTTGAACTCCCTTTTTTTAAATATCACCTCAAAAACGAAGGCAACTTTAAACCTGCGGAAGCCAACATCTTTATTACAGGAAGCAACCAGTGGAAAGGCTTTAATACCTGGCCGCCGAAGGAAACAGAGGAAAAAACATTGTATTTCCAACCAAACGGGGGGCTTAGTTTTGAAAAGGTGCAACGAACCGATAGCTGGGATGAATATGTGAGTGACCCCAACGCTCCGGTACCTTCACAGGACGGGGTGATGACAGGCAGATCGAGAGAGTACATGATCGATGATCAGCGTTTCGCCTCGCGCAGACCGGATGTACGGGTTTTTAAGACCAAACCGCTCACAACTGACATTACACTTACCGGCCCGGTATTGGCCAAACTCGTGGTTTCTACTACAGGTACCGATGCAGACTACGTGGTAAAACTCATAGATGTGTATCCTGAAGATGAAGCCAATCCGAATCCAAATCCGAAAAACCTGGTGATGGGCGGTTACCAGATGCTGGTGCGGGCAGAGATCATGCGGGGCAAATACCGGAACAGCTTTGAAAAACCTGAGGCAATGGTTCCAGGTGAAATAACAAAAGTGAACTACACTCTCCCAGATGTTGCCCACACCTTCAAAAAAGGCCACCGGATCATGGTACAGGTACAAAACTCATGGTTTCCGCTGGCCGACCGCAATCCACAGCAGTTTATGAACATTTATGAAGCGGAACCGGGTGACTTCCAAAAAGCCACGCACCGGATTTTTCATGATGTACACAATTCCTCGGCCATAACCGTTACCGTATTAAAACCATAA
- the lpdA gene encoding dihydrolipoyl dehydrogenase yields the protein MQYDVVVIGSGPGGYVGAIRCAQLGLKTAVIEKYKTFGGTCLNVGCIPSKALLDSSEHFHNAAHTFQTHGINLKDLKVDMPQMIARKNDVVAQNTAGIQYLFKKNKIDAFEGVGSFVDKNTIKITKDGKSETITAKNVIIASGSKPTALPFLPIDKKRIITSTEALNITEVPKQMIVIGGGVIGLELGSVYARLGTKVSVIEFMPSIIGTMDAGLGKELQRVLKKSLGMEFFMGHKVTGATVKGKKVTVTANNAKGEEVKFEADYCIVAVGRTAYTDGLGLENIGIKTEERGNKIPVNDHLETSVPGVYAIGDVIKGAMLAHKAEDEGVYVAERIAGQKPHINYNLIPGVVYTWPEVASVGYTEEQLKENGVQYKAGSFPFKASGRAKASMDTDGFVKVLADAKTDEILGVHMIGPRAADMIAEAVVAMEFRASAEDIARICHAHPTYTEAMKEAAMAATENRAIHI from the coding sequence ATGCAATACGATGTAGTTGTAATTGGCTCGGGCCCGGGCGGTTATGTTGGAGCAATCAGATGTGCCCAATTAGGCTTAAAAACGGCAGTTATAGAAAAGTATAAAACTTTTGGTGGTACCTGTTTAAATGTAGGTTGTATTCCTTCAAAAGCACTGTTAGATTCTTCAGAGCATTTTCATAACGCAGCTCATACGTTTCAGACACATGGCATCAATTTGAAAGATCTGAAGGTTGATATGCCGCAGATGATCGCACGTAAAAATGATGTGGTAGCTCAAAATACAGCAGGCATACAATATCTTTTCAAAAAAAATAAGATAGATGCATTTGAGGGGGTAGGCTCTTTTGTTGACAAGAACACGATTAAAATTACCAAAGATGGTAAATCGGAAACCATAACAGCAAAAAATGTAATCATTGCTTCAGGTTCCAAGCCTACTGCACTGCCTTTTTTGCCAATTGACAAAAAAAGGATCATTACTTCTACGGAGGCTTTGAACATTACTGAGGTGCCAAAACAAATGATTGTGATTGGTGGCGGGGTAATCGGTCTGGAGCTGGGGTCTGTTTACGCACGTCTGGGCACTAAAGTTTCTGTCATTGAATTTATGCCTTCTATTATCGGAACTATGGATGCCGGCCTGGGGAAAGAGTTACAGCGTGTTTTGAAAAAATCGCTTGGCATGGAGTTCTTTATGGGGCATAAAGTTACCGGAGCAACGGTTAAAGGTAAAAAGGTTACGGTAACTGCCAATAATGCAAAAGGCGAGGAAGTTAAATTTGAAGCCGATTATTGTATTGTTGCAGTAGGACGTACTGCTTATACAGATGGGCTGGGATTGGAAAACATTGGCATTAAAACCGAAGAAAGAGGCAATAAAATCCCTGTGAACGACCATCTGGAAACCTCCGTTCCTGGTGTTTATGCAATTGGTGATGTAATTAAAGGTGCCATGCTGGCGCATAAAGCCGAAGATGAAGGCGTATATGTTGCAGAAAGAATAGCGGGGCAAAAGCCGCACATTAATTATAACCTTATCCCTGGTGTGGTTTATACCTGGCCGGAAGTCGCTTCAGTGGGCTATACCGAGGAGCAGCTGAAAGAAAACGGTGTTCAATATAAAGCAGGATCGTTTCCTTTTAAAGCCAGTGGCAGGGCTAAGGCAAGTATGGATACCGATGGATTTGTAAAGGTATTGGCAGATGCAAAGACTGATGAGATATTAGGCGTGCATATGATTGGCCCACGCGCTGCAGATATGATTGCTGAAGCTGTGGTAGCGATGGAATTCCGTGCTTCGGCAGAAGATATTGCCAGGATATGCCATGCGCACCCTACTTATACGGAGGCCATGAAAGAAGCAGCTATGGCAGCTACTGAAAACAGGGCCATACACATTTAA